The window GTACATTGTTTTCGCCACCAGTTGGCGCCACAATATGCATTATAATAAATCACTGCTTTTAACGAATCGCTGCTCGATAATTTACTAATTACTCTTTTTCTGGGAATAATTTACGAACTTTTAGAGTTTTAGAATATAGTGAAGAACCTTGACAACATTCAAGGATACCTTCCGTAACTATTTCAtgcgttattaaatagttattaaccgaTATCGGAAGTCGGTACACTATTTCTAACCTTTTAACGCGACACCTTAGGgatctatcgctaataactaattaattagagcgaGGAGCGTTGCAAAATCGGTCCTTGAATATTCCCAGGGATGTCTACTTGGTTCTCTAATAGCAAAAACACGTGTGTTATTGCTAAAAAGTTGATAATTCTTCAATTAAAGCGGACAACAATATAGTCGTAAATGTTTCGACTTCCGatgtttgttaataacttcttaattaCGGACGGAATGGGTATAAAAAGTATCCTTGAATGTTTGCAAGGGCCTATACTATATTCTTCAATTCTAAAAGTTTATAATTTAATCCTAGGAAAGGAGTAATTAGTGAATAATCAAGCTATCGCGTAATAGAAGTAATAGGATTTTAGTTTGAATCCCTGAtagtagatggcgatactatactttGGCGCCGTTTCTTGGGGGGTAAGGGGACCTGTACTGTGGATACCTCCTATAATATTCTTTGATCCTGGTACGATTTTAGTTCGATTCCCTGAtagtagatggcgatactatactgtGTCGCCGTTTCTTGGGGGGTGAGGGGACTGTACTCCAAATACCCCCTACACATTCAGTACTTTTTAGtgtaatattaaaataagaatcgctTCCAGTAATCGTTTATAACCTATTAATTGTATGAAAGAATGTGTAGAAAAATGATTGAGGAACTTAATTAgatattaattagattcgaataATATCTGGAACAGTTATAAGGGATTATGAAACTTTGGAATTTATAAAAACCAGGGAATTAATGGGAAATATAGAGAATATAAATGAAAGGTAAGAAAAAActataattttgattttttattaatacaaaCATAAGGAATGTTTTACACATTTCTTTTTAACTCTATTGAATAAAAACATGCCTCGAAGTCTTGATAGCacgatttataaataaattaaattgtcgaATAACATGTTTTTATAGTACTTTTGCGATTTAAATTATTTGGtttcaatttttgtttaattctcTGTGCGTATTAAGTATGATTTAAAGGATTTATTTAACATTATCCCAAATTACATAGTGAATAATAAATTAGAGTGATAAGTTAGATATACTAATTAAAATATACTCCCGAGTTtcatcaaatattttttttaaatttctttctaACAGATTTTCTTAATACAGGTGTGTCTTTTGTCGTGATCGTATTTAATACCCGTTTTTTCAGTCGTGATTTAGGTTCTACATAGTTATTTTCATTACTATTTAAAGCCCTCAAAGATTCTTCATTGTTTGATTCGTCAGTCTCGCTGTCGTGATATTGGgagaactttttaatttttttctttacaCTTGAAACAATCCTATTGTCATTTTGTACTGGATCGCGATCTCTTTTTCGGAGTGAACGGCTTCCGCTAGATCCAGAtgtcaaatttatattttctttctCCAAATTTGACAGATCTTTTGcagtgttatttaaaaattcgtgATCAATGGAATGTGATTTCTCTGTAAAAATAATTCCAGATATTTTAACATCTTTGCAACTTTATAGTATCCTACGAAAATTCTAATTTTCAAGATTCTTATATAATCcacaaatattatattaatattaccctactttattattatttttataaaataatgtttctttattaaatacaaaaatcccTACAAGTCTTTTCTATAATTTCATaaccttaataaaattaaattacataccATAATTACATTTGCTGTCGATACTATCGTTACTTGATAAATCACACAGAACATCTTGTAAAACAGATGTTGATTTCCTATCTGCCTCTTCATgatctaagatattgttgggATTGAAATCTTCTGTGTTAGTAGTAACAGAGTCCATTCTTATTTCATCATTTAAAGATAATTCTTCCTTTCTTatttcatcctgtaaaatactgcatGCATTCTTAGAATCGGTATCCATTGGTGTGTCTTTATTAGAGACAGAAATATCACTAAGTATATCTAAATTTGTATCAACATGCTCTTCGTAACATTCAAATTCGTTCTTTGGAATATCTTTATCAGAACACGATAATTTGGCATTATGCAGTTTTATTGAATGAGTGCTAGAATACACTTGTAATGGGCAGTTAGTATCTGAATCGGAATCTTCAATATATTCGACCAAATTCATAGACTCGTTCTTGTCACTTTCAGTCACTGAATTATCTGAATTTTCATCCTTCGCTTCATGTTCATGCAAAATACTTTCACTGCTTTGTACATGTTCATTCAATAAATTGCGTTTTGCAGACGAATTTCTGGGAGGATCGGTACGCTTAATCTTCCTAATTAAATTTTCGAAACTATCTTTGTATGTTTCCactgatgaaaaaaaaattaaaaaaattattaaactagAAATCGTTGAAAAATTATCGGCCAATGAGAAAAAAAACTTACAATATTTCTTTCTCTCCTCATTTATAACATTTTCTTCTGTATTTCTATTAACTTGCAacttctgaaacaatcaacaaatgagcaataaaaaaatttaaatacttCGAATACAATTAAGTGAAGAAATAACAGAACGAGCATTTACATTTATGAACGATgaagttttataaatatttttctcaaGATTCTCTTCGTCTTCACACTGCTTGATTAAGTCTGAAACTGGTCTTGGATTTGATTTGTCACATTCTGCGTTATAAAGGACAATATATCTTTGCAATCGAGCTTCCATAACTTTTCGATCTCCTTGCGTCGATAAACcaaattcttttaattttttccgtATCACAGCTTCCTTCATTAAAGTAAATACTAATTTTGGCAGTGGTTGGCGGTTTGATTCTCTTCTGTAATAATAAACGTTGGTCACATTCTTTGAATCAAATAGTTAAATGATACAATATTAACATAACTTGTATACATGTACTCAAAAATTCCGAGTCCAAAGGGGACAAGAATTTTTTTCGAGATTGAGACTGAAGATATTCGAGTAAAAAATGAAGTAAAAATAATACATTAAACAAACAGAtgcataaaaatttttattttaaattttcgtGAATTCTCCCTACCATCTCCCGAATATCTTCAAGAATCTTCAAGAGAATTTACTGTATATATTAATAATGcgtgtaaataaattaaattctgtTATTCTTACACTTGTGGTCTGTTGTTTGTTGATTCTCGTTTTAAACAATCATCAAGATGTCTATTTATATGCATTTCTGAAATAGTAACTTTGCATACTGGACATATTACATCCTCCGTTTTTTCCGCGATTGTTATGTTTGGACGTTTTGTACTTCTAGGTGTAAACATTAAAGGTATTCTAGAATTTCCACTGGTGCTAGGACTAGATAAATTTATTTGTACGTTCGAAGACGGTGATCCATTATTCATAAAAGTGAaacttttattaataattttatcttCTTGTTTAATTAAATGCTTCTCTTTAACTCTATGCACCGATTTCGGAGTATTTAGAATAATATCGCTTCTATTAAATGGCAGAAAGTCAATTTGATttcttaaacatttctttagtCTATCCTTGACTTGTGAGAATTGTGTTATAATTTCATCCAGAACTTTATTCTTCCGTAAGTCCTTTTCAAAAGTTTCGGCGAAACAAACAGGACATTGGGTTTTATAATGCAAGTACTTCCTGATACATAAAGAACAAtctgaaatagaaaataaaaacaattgtGAAAAGTCCTCGTAATATTATACG of the Colletes latitarsis isolate SP2378_abdomen chromosome 9, iyColLati1, whole genome shotgun sequence genome contains:
- the LOC143345241 gene encoding E3 ubiquitin-protein ligase RAD18; the encoded protein is MWPQEYIELKLIEDLLVCGICYEYMETSVITSCSHNYCSLCIRKYLHYKTQCPVCFAETFEKDLRKNKVLDEIITQFSQVKDRLKKCLRNQIDFLPFNRSDIILNTPKSVHRVKEKHLIKQEDKIINKSFTFMNNGSPSSNVQINLSSPSTSGNSRIPLMFTPRSTKRPNITIAEKTEDVICPVCKVTISEMHINRHLDDCLKRESTNNRPQVRESNRQPLPKLVFTLMKEAVIRKKLKEFGLSTQGDRKVMEARLQRYIVLYNAECDKSNPRPVSDLIKQCEDEENLEKNIYKTSSFINKLQVNRNTEENVINEERKKYLETYKDSFENLIRKIKRTDPPRNSSAKRNLLNEHVQSSESILHEHEAKDENSDNSVTESDKNESMNLVEYIEDSDSDTNCPLQVYSSTHSIKLHNAKLSCSDKDIPKNEFECYEEHVDTNLDILSDISVSNKDTPMDTDSKNACSILQDEIRKEELSLNDEIRMDSVTTNTEDFNPNNILDHEEADRKSTSVLQDVLCDLSSNDSIDSKCNYEKSHSIDHEFLNNTAKDLSNLEKENINLTSGSSGSRSLRKRDRDPVQNDNRIVSSVKKKIKKFSQYHDSETDESNNEESLRALNSNENNYVEPKSRLKKRVLNTITTKDTPVLRKSVRKKFKKNI